A region from the Drosophila bipectinata strain 14024-0381.07 chromosome 3R, DbipHiC1v2, whole genome shotgun sequence genome encodes:
- the LOC108128696 gene encoding very low-density lipoprotein receptor isoform X3 gives MFNNRICKKLLILISVALSFSQGQSLEAKCGEKQFQCRSGDCIPIRFVCDGDADCKDHSDEQINECKFLEATCSTDQFRCTNGNCIPNKWRCDQERDCADGSDESKDLCKARTCSPDEYACKNGEGQCVPLAWMCDQSKDCSDGSDEHNCNQTCRSDEFTCGNGRCIQKRWVCDHDDDCGDGTDEKECPVVPCDSVAEHTCSNGACIAKRWVCDGDPDCSDASDERSCANVTKTTTPCLPHEYQCKDRITCLHHSWLCDGDRDCPDGDDEHTANCKNVSCRADQFQCGDRSCIPGHLTCNGDKDCADGSDEKDCGLSFSLGSAKGVCNATIEFDCGGSQCIPLSKVCDKRKECPDGEDEPAGKCAVNECASKNGGCMHRCVDLAVGHRCECHEGYKLSSDKRNCQDINECETPGKCSQICVNEIGGYKCECEAGYMRDPRNHTRCKASEGHASLLLARRHDIRKIALDHMEMTSIVNSTKAATALDFVFRTGMIFWSDVTTQSIYKAPIDEGNEKTVVLKQSSVTSDGLAVDWIYNHVYYTDTHKCTIELTNFEGSMGKVLIKDSLDIPRSIALDPIEGWMYWSDWGASPRIERAGMDGSHRTTIISYDVKWPNGITLDLVLKRIYWVDGKLNIISSANYDGSQRRQVLYSSEYLRHPFSITTFEDHVYWTDWDKQAVFKANKFTGEDVEAVTATHMLQHPMVVHVYHPYRQPDGVNHCQSVNGHCSHLCLPAPRINERSPRISCACPTGLKLMPDGLMCVEDLADHRPVKNQTQIEQTTAPSPQPDSGFIALVVIASLSCFAVLLSVLLLIGYRYCSKRRINSINFENPIYRKTTTTEDHFSLRKNLPARIYDHTSVMDEEYSPVIGISSY, from the exons AGGCCACTTGCTCCACGGATCAATTCCGCTGCACCAACGGCAACTGCATCCCCAACAAATGGCGCTGCGATCAGGAGAGGGACTGTGCCGATGGCTCTGATGAGTCCAAGGACTTGTGCA AGGCCCGCACCTGTTCACCGGACGAGTATGCCTGCAAAAATGGCGAAGGACAATGTGTTCCTCTGGCCTGGATGTGCGACCAGAGCAAGGACTGCAGCGATGGCTCCGACGAGCACAACTGCA ACCAAACCTGTCGCTCCGACGAGTTCACCTGCGGCAATGGCCGGTGCATCCAGAAGCGGTGGGTGTGCGATCACGACGACGACTGCGGCGACGGCACCGACGAGAAGGAGTGCCCAGTGGTGCCCTGTGACTCCGTGGCGGAGCACACCTGCTCCAACGGCGCCTGCATTGCCAAGCGGTGGGTGTGCGACGGCGATCCCGACTGCTCCGATGCCTCCGATGAGAGG TCCTGTGCGAATGTTACCAAGACAACCACGCCTTGCTTGCCCCACGAGTACCAGTGCAAGGACAGAATCACCTGCCTGCACCACAGCTGGCTCTGTGACGGAGATCGCGACTGTCCGGATGGTGATGATGAGCACACGGCCAATTGCAAGAACGTCAGCTGTCGAGCGGATCAGTTCCAGTGCGGCGATCGCAGCTGCATTCCCGGCCACCTCACCTGCAACGGAGACAAAGACTGTGCGGATGGCAGCGACGAAAAGGATTGCGGCTTGAGCTTCAGCCTGGGCTCTGCCAAAGGAGTCTGCAACGCCACCATAGAGTTTGACTGCGGCGGAAGCCAGTGCATTCCCCTCTCCAAAGTCTGTGACAAGCGAAAGGAATGTCCGGACGGCGAGGACGAGCCAGCTGGAAAGTGCGCTGTAAACGAGTGTGCCTCCAAGAACGGAGGCTGCATGCACAGGTGTGTGGACCTGGCGGTGGGCCATCGCTGCGAGTGCCACGAAGGCTACAAGCTATCCTCAGACAAGCGCAACTGCCAGGACATCAATGAGTGCGAAACTCCGGGAAAATGCTCACAGATTTGCGTCAACGAAATCGGTGGATACAAGTGCGAGTGCGAGGCAGGATACATGAGAGATCCCCGCAATCACACCAGATGCAAGGCCAGCGAAGGACACGCCTCTCTGCTACTGGCTCGGCGCCATGACATCCGAAAAATCGCCCTGGACCACATGGAGATGACCTCTATTGTGAACAGCACCAAGGCGGCTACCGCCCTGGACTTTGTCTTCCGCACGGGCATGATCTTCTGGAGCGACGTGACCACCCAGAGTATCTACAAGGCACCCATCGACGAGGGCAACGAGAAGACGGTAGTGCTGAAGCAGAGCTCAGTGACCTCCGACGGACTGGCCGTGGATTGGATCTACAACCACGTCTACTACACGGACACCCACAAGTGCACCATCGAGCTGACCAACTTCGAGGGCAGCATGGGCAAGGTACTTATCAAGGACTCCCTAGACATTCCACGCTCCATCGCCCTGGACCCCATTGAGGGCTGGATGTACTGGTCCGACTGGGGCGCCTCTCCACGCATCGAGCGGGCGGGCATGGACGGCTCCCACCGCACCACCATCATCAGTTACGATGTCAAGTGGCCGAATGGCATCACCCTGGATTTGGTTCTTAAGAGGATTTACTGGGTGGACGGCAAGCTGAACATCATTTCGTCGGCCAACTACGACGGCTCGCAGCGCCGCCAAGTGCTGTACTCCAGCGAATACCTGCGGCATCCCTTCTCCATCACCACGTTCGAGGACCACGTCTACTGGACCGACTGGGACAAGCAGGCCGTCTTCAAGGCCAACAAGTTCACTGGAGAGGACGTGGAAGCCGTTACAGCCACTCATATG CTACAACACCCCATGGTGGTGCATGTCTACCACCCGTACCGCCAGCCCGATGGCGTGAACCACTGCCAGTCAGTGAATGGCCACTGCTCTCATCTCTGCCTGCCAGCTCCCAGGATTAACGAGCGGAGCCCTCGCATATCCTGCGCCTGCCCCACGGGCCTGAAGCTGATGCCCGACGGCCTCATGTGTGTCGAAGATC TTGCCGACCATCGTCCTGTAAAGAACCAAACCCAAATCGAACAGACCACAGCGCCCAGTCCACAGCCGGACTCTGGCTTTATTGCGCTGGTGGTCATTGCCAGTCTCAGTTGCTTTGCAGTCCTCCTCTCGGTG CTCCTGCTCATTGGCTATCGCTACTGCAGCAAGCGACGCATCAACTCGATTAACTTCGAGAATCCCATTTACCGCAAAACCACCACCACAGAGGATCATTTCAGTCTGCGGAAGAATCTGCCGGCACGGATCTATGACCACACCAGTGTCATGGATGAGGAG TACTCACCCGTAATAGGCATATCCTCATATTAG
- the LOC108128696 gene encoding very low-density lipoprotein receptor isoform X5 — MGRIWSLLFVTSLLHSQSHSFRALAINEATCSTDQFRCTNGNCIPNKWRCDQERDCADGSDESKDLCKARTCSPDEYACKNGEGQCVPLAWMCDQSKDCSDGSDEHNCNQTCRSDEFTCGNGRCIQKRWVCDHDDDCGDGTDEKECPVVPCDSVAEHTCSNGACIAKRWVCDGDPDCSDASDERSCANVTKTTTPCLPHEYQCKDRITCLHHSWLCDGDRDCPDGDDEHTANCKNVSCRADQFQCGDRSCIPGHLTCNGDKDCADGSDEKDCGLSFSLGSAKGVCNATIEFDCGGSQCIPLSKVCDKRKECPDGEDEPAGKCAVNECASKNGGCMHRCVDLAVGHRCECHEGYKLSSDKRNCQDINECETPGKCSQICVNEIGGYKCECEAGYMRDPRNHTRCKASEGHASLLLARRHDIRKIALDHMEMTSIVNSTKAATALDFVFRTGMIFWSDVTTQSIYKAPIDEGNEKTVVLKQSSVTSDGLAVDWIYNHVYYTDTHKCTIELTNFEGSMGKVLIKDSLDIPRSIALDPIEGWMYWSDWGASPRIERAGMDGSHRTTIISYDVKWPNGITLDLVLKRIYWVDGKLNIISSANYDGSQRRQVLYSSEYLRHPFSITTFEDHVYWTDWDKQAVFKANKFTGEDVEAVTATHMLQHPMVVHVYHPYRQPDGVNHCQSVNGHCSHLCLPAPRINERSPRISCACPTGLKLMPDGLMCVEDLADHRPVKNQTQIEQTTAPSPQPDSGFIALVVIASLSCFAVLLSVLLLIGYRYCSKRRINSINFENPIYRKTTTTEDHFSLRKNLPARIYDHTSVMDEEYSPVIGISSY, encoded by the exons AGGCCACTTGCTCCACGGATCAATTCCGCTGCACCAACGGCAACTGCATCCCCAACAAATGGCGCTGCGATCAGGAGAGGGACTGTGCCGATGGCTCTGATGAGTCCAAGGACTTGTGCA AGGCCCGCACCTGTTCACCGGACGAGTATGCCTGCAAAAATGGCGAAGGACAATGTGTTCCTCTGGCCTGGATGTGCGACCAGAGCAAGGACTGCAGCGATGGCTCCGACGAGCACAACTGCA ACCAAACCTGTCGCTCCGACGAGTTCACCTGCGGCAATGGCCGGTGCATCCAGAAGCGGTGGGTGTGCGATCACGACGACGACTGCGGCGACGGCACCGACGAGAAGGAGTGCCCAGTGGTGCCCTGTGACTCCGTGGCGGAGCACACCTGCTCCAACGGCGCCTGCATTGCCAAGCGGTGGGTGTGCGACGGCGATCCCGACTGCTCCGATGCCTCCGATGAGAGG TCCTGTGCGAATGTTACCAAGACAACCACGCCTTGCTTGCCCCACGAGTACCAGTGCAAGGACAGAATCACCTGCCTGCACCACAGCTGGCTCTGTGACGGAGATCGCGACTGTCCGGATGGTGATGATGAGCACACGGCCAATTGCAAGAACGTCAGCTGTCGAGCGGATCAGTTCCAGTGCGGCGATCGCAGCTGCATTCCCGGCCACCTCACCTGCAACGGAGACAAAGACTGTGCGGATGGCAGCGACGAAAAGGATTGCGGCTTGAGCTTCAGCCTGGGCTCTGCCAAAGGAGTCTGCAACGCCACCATAGAGTTTGACTGCGGCGGAAGCCAGTGCATTCCCCTCTCCAAAGTCTGTGACAAGCGAAAGGAATGTCCGGACGGCGAGGACGAGCCAGCTGGAAAGTGCGCTGTAAACGAGTGTGCCTCCAAGAACGGAGGCTGCATGCACAGGTGTGTGGACCTGGCGGTGGGCCATCGCTGCGAGTGCCACGAAGGCTACAAGCTATCCTCAGACAAGCGCAACTGCCAGGACATCAATGAGTGCGAAACTCCGGGAAAATGCTCACAGATTTGCGTCAACGAAATCGGTGGATACAAGTGCGAGTGCGAGGCAGGATACATGAGAGATCCCCGCAATCACACCAGATGCAAGGCCAGCGAAGGACACGCCTCTCTGCTACTGGCTCGGCGCCATGACATCCGAAAAATCGCCCTGGACCACATGGAGATGACCTCTATTGTGAACAGCACCAAGGCGGCTACCGCCCTGGACTTTGTCTTCCGCACGGGCATGATCTTCTGGAGCGACGTGACCACCCAGAGTATCTACAAGGCACCCATCGACGAGGGCAACGAGAAGACGGTAGTGCTGAAGCAGAGCTCAGTGACCTCCGACGGACTGGCCGTGGATTGGATCTACAACCACGTCTACTACACGGACACCCACAAGTGCACCATCGAGCTGACCAACTTCGAGGGCAGCATGGGCAAGGTACTTATCAAGGACTCCCTAGACATTCCACGCTCCATCGCCCTGGACCCCATTGAGGGCTGGATGTACTGGTCCGACTGGGGCGCCTCTCCACGCATCGAGCGGGCGGGCATGGACGGCTCCCACCGCACCACCATCATCAGTTACGATGTCAAGTGGCCGAATGGCATCACCCTGGATTTGGTTCTTAAGAGGATTTACTGGGTGGACGGCAAGCTGAACATCATTTCGTCGGCCAACTACGACGGCTCGCAGCGCCGCCAAGTGCTGTACTCCAGCGAATACCTGCGGCATCCCTTCTCCATCACCACGTTCGAGGACCACGTCTACTGGACCGACTGGGACAAGCAGGCCGTCTTCAAGGCCAACAAGTTCACTGGAGAGGACGTGGAAGCCGTTACAGCCACTCATATG CTACAACACCCCATGGTGGTGCATGTCTACCACCCGTACCGCCAGCCCGATGGCGTGAACCACTGCCAGTCAGTGAATGGCCACTGCTCTCATCTCTGCCTGCCAGCTCCCAGGATTAACGAGCGGAGCCCTCGCATATCCTGCGCCTGCCCCACGGGCCTGAAGCTGATGCCCGACGGCCTCATGTGTGTCGAAGATC TTGCCGACCATCGTCCTGTAAAGAACCAAACCCAAATCGAACAGACCACAGCGCCCAGTCCACAGCCGGACTCTGGCTTTATTGCGCTGGTGGTCATTGCCAGTCTCAGTTGCTTTGCAGTCCTCCTCTCGGTG CTCCTGCTCATTGGCTATCGCTACTGCAGCAAGCGACGCATCAACTCGATTAACTTCGAGAATCCCATTTACCGCAAAACCACCACCACAGAGGATCATTTCAGTCTGCGGAAGAATCTGCCGGCACGGATCTATGACCACACCAGTGTCATGGATGAGGAG TACTCACCCGTAATAGGCATATCCTCATATTAG
- the LOC108128696 gene encoding very low-density lipoprotein receptor isoform X6: protein MGRIWSLLFVTSLLHSQSHSFRALAINEATCSTDQFRCTNGNCIPNKWRCDQERDCADGSDESKDLCMDACPNNEFKCESVDQCIPRNWLCDGSPDCRDKSDEAHCNQTCRSDEFTCGNGRCIQKRWVCDHDDDCGDGTDEKECPVVPCDSVAEHTCSNGACIAKRWVCDGDPDCSDASDERSCANVTKTTTPCLPHEYQCKDRITCLHHSWLCDGDRDCPDGDDEHTANCKNVSCRADQFQCGDRSCIPGHLTCNGDKDCADGSDEKDCGLSFSLGSAKGVCNATIEFDCGGSQCIPLSKVCDKRKECPDGEDEPAGKCAVNECASKNGGCMHRCVDLAVGHRCECHEGYKLSSDKRNCQDINECETPGKCSQICVNEIGGYKCECEAGYMRDPRNHTRCKASEGHASLLLARRHDIRKIALDHMEMTSIVNSTKAATALDFVFRTGMIFWSDVTTQSIYKAPIDEGNEKTVVLKQSSVTSDGLAVDWIYNHVYYTDTHKCTIELTNFEGSMGKVLIKDSLDIPRSIALDPIEGWMYWSDWGASPRIERAGMDGSHRTTIISYDVKWPNGITLDLVLKRIYWVDGKLNIISSANYDGSQRRQVLYSSEYLRHPFSITTFEDHVYWTDWDKQAVFKANKFTGEDVEAVTATHMLQHPMVVHVYHPYRQPDGVNHCQSVNGHCSHLCLPAPRINERSPRISCACPTGLKLMPDGLMCVEDLADHRPVKNQTQIEQTTAPSPQPDSGFIALVVIASLSCFAVLLSVLLLIGYRYCSKRRINSINFENPIYRKTTTTEDHFSLRKNLPARIYDHTSVMDEEYSPVIGISSY from the exons AGGCCACTTGCTCCACGGATCAATTCCGCTGCACCAACGGCAACTGCATCCCCAACAAATGGCGCTGCGATCAGGAGAGGGACTGTGCCGATGGCTCTGATGAGTCCAAGGACTTGTGCA TGGATGCCTGTCCCAACAATGAGTTCAAATGCGAGTCGGTCGACCAGTGCATTCCCCGCAACTGGCTCTGTGATGGCAGCCCCGACTGCCGCGACAAATCCGATGAGGCGCACTGCA ACCAAACCTGTCGCTCCGACGAGTTCACCTGCGGCAATGGCCGGTGCATCCAGAAGCGGTGGGTGTGCGATCACGACGACGACTGCGGCGACGGCACCGACGAGAAGGAGTGCCCAGTGGTGCCCTGTGACTCCGTGGCGGAGCACACCTGCTCCAACGGCGCCTGCATTGCCAAGCGGTGGGTGTGCGACGGCGATCCCGACTGCTCCGATGCCTCCGATGAGAGG TCCTGTGCGAATGTTACCAAGACAACCACGCCTTGCTTGCCCCACGAGTACCAGTGCAAGGACAGAATCACCTGCCTGCACCACAGCTGGCTCTGTGACGGAGATCGCGACTGTCCGGATGGTGATGATGAGCACACGGCCAATTGCAAGAACGTCAGCTGTCGAGCGGATCAGTTCCAGTGCGGCGATCGCAGCTGCATTCCCGGCCACCTCACCTGCAACGGAGACAAAGACTGTGCGGATGGCAGCGACGAAAAGGATTGCGGCTTGAGCTTCAGCCTGGGCTCTGCCAAAGGAGTCTGCAACGCCACCATAGAGTTTGACTGCGGCGGAAGCCAGTGCATTCCCCTCTCCAAAGTCTGTGACAAGCGAAAGGAATGTCCGGACGGCGAGGACGAGCCAGCTGGAAAGTGCGCTGTAAACGAGTGTGCCTCCAAGAACGGAGGCTGCATGCACAGGTGTGTGGACCTGGCGGTGGGCCATCGCTGCGAGTGCCACGAAGGCTACAAGCTATCCTCAGACAAGCGCAACTGCCAGGACATCAATGAGTGCGAAACTCCGGGAAAATGCTCACAGATTTGCGTCAACGAAATCGGTGGATACAAGTGCGAGTGCGAGGCAGGATACATGAGAGATCCCCGCAATCACACCAGATGCAAGGCCAGCGAAGGACACGCCTCTCTGCTACTGGCTCGGCGCCATGACATCCGAAAAATCGCCCTGGACCACATGGAGATGACCTCTATTGTGAACAGCACCAAGGCGGCTACCGCCCTGGACTTTGTCTTCCGCACGGGCATGATCTTCTGGAGCGACGTGACCACCCAGAGTATCTACAAGGCACCCATCGACGAGGGCAACGAGAAGACGGTAGTGCTGAAGCAGAGCTCAGTGACCTCCGACGGACTGGCCGTGGATTGGATCTACAACCACGTCTACTACACGGACACCCACAAGTGCACCATCGAGCTGACCAACTTCGAGGGCAGCATGGGCAAGGTACTTATCAAGGACTCCCTAGACATTCCACGCTCCATCGCCCTGGACCCCATTGAGGGCTGGATGTACTGGTCCGACTGGGGCGCCTCTCCACGCATCGAGCGGGCGGGCATGGACGGCTCCCACCGCACCACCATCATCAGTTACGATGTCAAGTGGCCGAATGGCATCACCCTGGATTTGGTTCTTAAGAGGATTTACTGGGTGGACGGCAAGCTGAACATCATTTCGTCGGCCAACTACGACGGCTCGCAGCGCCGCCAAGTGCTGTACTCCAGCGAATACCTGCGGCATCCCTTCTCCATCACCACGTTCGAGGACCACGTCTACTGGACCGACTGGGACAAGCAGGCCGTCTTCAAGGCCAACAAGTTCACTGGAGAGGACGTGGAAGCCGTTACAGCCACTCATATG CTACAACACCCCATGGTGGTGCATGTCTACCACCCGTACCGCCAGCCCGATGGCGTGAACCACTGCCAGTCAGTGAATGGCCACTGCTCTCATCTCTGCCTGCCAGCTCCCAGGATTAACGAGCGGAGCCCTCGCATATCCTGCGCCTGCCCCACGGGCCTGAAGCTGATGCCCGACGGCCTCATGTGTGTCGAAGATC TTGCCGACCATCGTCCTGTAAAGAACCAAACCCAAATCGAACAGACCACAGCGCCCAGTCCACAGCCGGACTCTGGCTTTATTGCGCTGGTGGTCATTGCCAGTCTCAGTTGCTTTGCAGTCCTCCTCTCGGTG CTCCTGCTCATTGGCTATCGCTACTGCAGCAAGCGACGCATCAACTCGATTAACTTCGAGAATCCCATTTACCGCAAAACCACCACCACAGAGGATCATTTCAGTCTGCGGAAGAATCTGCCGGCACGGATCTATGACCACACCAGTGTCATGGATGAGGAG TACTCACCCGTAATAGGCATATCCTCATATTAG
- the LOC108128696 gene encoding very low-density lipoprotein receptor isoform X4, with translation MFNNRICKKLLILISVALSFSQGQSLEAKCGEKQFQCRSGDCIPIRFVCDGDADCKDHSDEQINECKFLEATCSTDQFRCTNGNCIPNKWRCDQERDCADGSDESKDLCMDACPNNEFKCESVDQCIPRNWLCDGSPDCRDKSDEAHCNQTCRSDEFTCGNGRCIQKRWVCDHDDDCGDGTDEKECPVVPCDSVAEHTCSNGACIAKRWVCDGDPDCSDASDERSCANVTKTTTPCLPHEYQCKDRITCLHHSWLCDGDRDCPDGDDEHTANCKNVSCRADQFQCGDRSCIPGHLTCNGDKDCADGSDEKDCGLSFSLGSAKGVCNATIEFDCGGSQCIPLSKVCDKRKECPDGEDEPAGKCAVNECASKNGGCMHRCVDLAVGHRCECHEGYKLSSDKRNCQDINECETPGKCSQICVNEIGGYKCECEAGYMRDPRNHTRCKASEGHASLLLARRHDIRKIALDHMEMTSIVNSTKAATALDFVFRTGMIFWSDVTTQSIYKAPIDEGNEKTVVLKQSSVTSDGLAVDWIYNHVYYTDTHKCTIELTNFEGSMGKVLIKDSLDIPRSIALDPIEGWMYWSDWGASPRIERAGMDGSHRTTIISYDVKWPNGITLDLVLKRIYWVDGKLNIISSANYDGSQRRQVLYSSEYLRHPFSITTFEDHVYWTDWDKQAVFKANKFTGEDVEAVTATHMLQHPMVVHVYHPYRQPDGVNHCQSVNGHCSHLCLPAPRINERSPRISCACPTGLKLMPDGLMCVEDLADHRPVKNQTQIEQTTAPSPQPDSGFIALVVIASLSCFAVLLSVLLLIGYRYCSKRRINSINFENPIYRKTTTTEDHFSLRKNLPARIYDHTSVMDEEYSPVIGISSY, from the exons AGGCCACTTGCTCCACGGATCAATTCCGCTGCACCAACGGCAACTGCATCCCCAACAAATGGCGCTGCGATCAGGAGAGGGACTGTGCCGATGGCTCTGATGAGTCCAAGGACTTGTGCA TGGATGCCTGTCCCAACAATGAGTTCAAATGCGAGTCGGTCGACCAGTGCATTCCCCGCAACTGGCTCTGTGATGGCAGCCCCGACTGCCGCGACAAATCCGATGAGGCGCACTGCA ACCAAACCTGTCGCTCCGACGAGTTCACCTGCGGCAATGGCCGGTGCATCCAGAAGCGGTGGGTGTGCGATCACGACGACGACTGCGGCGACGGCACCGACGAGAAGGAGTGCCCAGTGGTGCCCTGTGACTCCGTGGCGGAGCACACCTGCTCCAACGGCGCCTGCATTGCCAAGCGGTGGGTGTGCGACGGCGATCCCGACTGCTCCGATGCCTCCGATGAGAGG TCCTGTGCGAATGTTACCAAGACAACCACGCCTTGCTTGCCCCACGAGTACCAGTGCAAGGACAGAATCACCTGCCTGCACCACAGCTGGCTCTGTGACGGAGATCGCGACTGTCCGGATGGTGATGATGAGCACACGGCCAATTGCAAGAACGTCAGCTGTCGAGCGGATCAGTTCCAGTGCGGCGATCGCAGCTGCATTCCCGGCCACCTCACCTGCAACGGAGACAAAGACTGTGCGGATGGCAGCGACGAAAAGGATTGCGGCTTGAGCTTCAGCCTGGGCTCTGCCAAAGGAGTCTGCAACGCCACCATAGAGTTTGACTGCGGCGGAAGCCAGTGCATTCCCCTCTCCAAAGTCTGTGACAAGCGAAAGGAATGTCCGGACGGCGAGGACGAGCCAGCTGGAAAGTGCGCTGTAAACGAGTGTGCCTCCAAGAACGGAGGCTGCATGCACAGGTGTGTGGACCTGGCGGTGGGCCATCGCTGCGAGTGCCACGAAGGCTACAAGCTATCCTCAGACAAGCGCAACTGCCAGGACATCAATGAGTGCGAAACTCCGGGAAAATGCTCACAGATTTGCGTCAACGAAATCGGTGGATACAAGTGCGAGTGCGAGGCAGGATACATGAGAGATCCCCGCAATCACACCAGATGCAAGGCCAGCGAAGGACACGCCTCTCTGCTACTGGCTCGGCGCCATGACATCCGAAAAATCGCCCTGGACCACATGGAGATGACCTCTATTGTGAACAGCACCAAGGCGGCTACCGCCCTGGACTTTGTCTTCCGCACGGGCATGATCTTCTGGAGCGACGTGACCACCCAGAGTATCTACAAGGCACCCATCGACGAGGGCAACGAGAAGACGGTAGTGCTGAAGCAGAGCTCAGTGACCTCCGACGGACTGGCCGTGGATTGGATCTACAACCACGTCTACTACACGGACACCCACAAGTGCACCATCGAGCTGACCAACTTCGAGGGCAGCATGGGCAAGGTACTTATCAAGGACTCCCTAGACATTCCACGCTCCATCGCCCTGGACCCCATTGAGGGCTGGATGTACTGGTCCGACTGGGGCGCCTCTCCACGCATCGAGCGGGCGGGCATGGACGGCTCCCACCGCACCACCATCATCAGTTACGATGTCAAGTGGCCGAATGGCATCACCCTGGATTTGGTTCTTAAGAGGATTTACTGGGTGGACGGCAAGCTGAACATCATTTCGTCGGCCAACTACGACGGCTCGCAGCGCCGCCAAGTGCTGTACTCCAGCGAATACCTGCGGCATCCCTTCTCCATCACCACGTTCGAGGACCACGTCTACTGGACCGACTGGGACAAGCAGGCCGTCTTCAAGGCCAACAAGTTCACTGGAGAGGACGTGGAAGCCGTTACAGCCACTCATATG CTACAACACCCCATGGTGGTGCATGTCTACCACCCGTACCGCCAGCCCGATGGCGTGAACCACTGCCAGTCAGTGAATGGCCACTGCTCTCATCTCTGCCTGCCAGCTCCCAGGATTAACGAGCGGAGCCCTCGCATATCCTGCGCCTGCCCCACGGGCCTGAAGCTGATGCCCGACGGCCTCATGTGTGTCGAAGATC TTGCCGACCATCGTCCTGTAAAGAACCAAACCCAAATCGAACAGACCACAGCGCCCAGTCCACAGCCGGACTCTGGCTTTATTGCGCTGGTGGTCATTGCCAGTCTCAGTTGCTTTGCAGTCCTCCTCTCGGTG CTCCTGCTCATTGGCTATCGCTACTGCAGCAAGCGACGCATCAACTCGATTAACTTCGAGAATCCCATTTACCGCAAAACCACCACCACAGAGGATCATTTCAGTCTGCGGAAGAATCTGCCGGCACGGATCTATGACCACACCAGTGTCATGGATGAGGAG TACTCACCCGTAATAGGCATATCCTCATATTAG